A genomic window from Denticeps clupeoides chromosome 11, fDenClu1.1, whole genome shotgun sequence includes:
- the LOC114798986 gene encoding C-X-C motif chemokine 10-like: MNAITVAALWVTVFGVAVTECGGVAGGPSERCLCKDTANALRLKQAREISVFPATVSCPRLEILVMFKGRRLACLDPTSKQGRNVLKAKRGPSPDLKQKKKNRRNGKRPA; this comes from the exons ATGAACGCCATCACTGTCGCAGCGCTTTGGGTGACAGTTTTTGGAGTTGCGGTGACAGAGTGCGGAG GCGTCGCGGGCGGACCTTCTGAACGGTGTCTCTGCAAAGACACGGCGAACGCCCTGAGGCTTAAACAAGCCAGGGAGATCAGCGTTTTCCCTGCCACCGTTTCCTGCCCGCGACTGGAGATTTT GGTCATGTTCAAAGGAAGGAGGCTGGCGTGCCTAGATCCTACTAGTAAACAGGGAAGAAATGTCCTCAAGGCAAAACG TGGCCCGAGTCCAGATctcaaacagaaaaagaagaacagaagGAATGGAAAACGACCAGCTTAA
- the LOC114799862 gene encoding C-X-C motif chemokine 11-6-like, whose translation MGSMKTAALVLLLAYLLSAPVTGQRESRERCICVGPGQNAVRLQLVENIKVYMPSPSCSKQEIIVTLKHSGVQKCLKPDSKFAQEIKKAMQKRSSRRSKTSGPE comes from the exons ATGGGATCAATGAAGACAGCAGcactcgtcctcctcctcgcttACCTGCTCTCTGCTCCAGTCACTG GTCAGAGAGAATCAAGAGAACGTTGTATATGTGTGGGTCCTGGTCAGAATGCTGTTCGGCTGCAGCTGGTGGAGAACATAAAAGTTTACATGCCGAGTCCATCCTGCTCCAAGCAGGAGATCAT TGTCACTCTGAAGCACAGTGGAGTTCAGAAGTGCTTGAAACCGGACTCAAAATTCGCCCAGGAAATCAAGAAAGCCATGCAAAAGAG gAGTTCACGTAGAAGTAAAACATCAGGTCCTGAATGA
- the LOC114799863 gene encoding C-X-C motif chemokine 11-6-like — protein sequence MKAAALVLLLAYLLSAPVTGQRESRERCKCVGPGQNVLRLQLVENIEVYMPSPSCSKQEIIATFKGSGVQKCLNPESTFGQNVMIAIQKRKQENQQK from the exons ATGAAGGCAGCGGCACTCGTCCTCCTCCTTGCTTACCTGCTCTCTGCTCCAGTCACTG GTCAGAGAGAATCAAGAgaacgctgtaaatgtgtgggTCCTGGTCAGAATGTTCTTCGACTGCAGCTGGTGGAGAACATAGAAGTTTACATGCCGAGTCCATCCTGCTCCAAGCAGGAGATCAT TGCCACTTTCAAAGGAAGCGGAGTTCAGAAGTGCTTGAATCCAGAATCTACATTTGGCCAGAATGTCATGATTGCGATCCAAAAGAG aaaacaagaaaaccaGCAGAAGTGA